From the genome of Thermoanaerobacter uzonensis DSM 18761, one region includes:
- a CDS encoding MBL fold metallo-hydrolase, which produces MKVTVLGYHGPFPGPYGATSGYLVEEENTHILLDCGSGVISRYQRYYDLNKLKYIVLSHLHSDHVADMMVLRYALDIMKSRGMITEPVKVYCPQTPENVFEDFKFKDVFNLHIVNEETILNLEGIDISFKKMTHPVETYAVKMKKGEKTFVYSGDTTYNEDLISFANKADLFLCDGNFLTGMQGPHLTATQAAEIAKKAECQRLVLTHLSPLISIKDYYDEAIKVFENTEIAKDFEVYVI; this is translated from the coding sequence ATGAAAGTCACAGTTTTAGGATATCATGGACCTTTTCCTGGACCTTATGGGGCTACTTCCGGATATTTAGTAGAAGAGGAAAATACTCATATTTTACTTGATTGTGGCAGTGGAGTAATAAGCAGATACCAAAGGTATTACGACTTGAATAAATTAAAATACATAGTTTTGTCTCATTTGCACTCTGACCATGTGGCAGATATGATGGTTTTAAGATATGCTCTTGATATTATGAAGTCAAGAGGCATGATAACTGAACCTGTAAAGGTATATTGTCCACAAACACCAGAAAATGTTTTTGAAGATTTTAAGTTTAAAGATGTTTTTAATTTACACATTGTAAATGAAGAAACTATATTAAATTTAGAAGGTATAGATATTTCTTTTAAAAAGATGACGCATCCTGTAGAGACTTATGCTGTGAAGATGAAAAAGGGTGAGAAAACCTTTGTATATAGTGGTGATACCACTTATAATGAGGATTTAATATCTTTTGCAAATAAAGCTGATTTATTCCTATGTGATGGAAATTTCTTGACAGGAATGCAAGGACCTCATTTGACTGCTACACAAGCGGCTGAAATTGCTAAGAAAGCTGAGTGTCAAAGATTAGTTTTAACCCATTTGTCACCGCTTATTTCTATCAAGGATTATTACGATGAAGCAATTAAGGTCTTTGAGAATACAGAAATTGCAAAAGATTTTGAAGTTTATGTGATATAA